A single genomic interval of Nonomuraea rubra harbors:
- a CDS encoding DUF5130 family protein: MKGLTAAQGDDVRKALHTAERRSGLRFGVFLGDPVGGRRHFAERLHAALGSEAGDAVVVFVDPAGRAIEIVTGENARRRLSDSACRLTAMSMATAFSAGDLIGGLLYGIGALGEQATARR; this comes from the coding sequence GGCGACGACGTCCGCAAGGCCCTGCACACCGCGGAGCGGCGCAGCGGGCTGCGGTTCGGCGTGTTCCTCGGCGACCCTGTGGGCGGGCGCCGGCACTTCGCCGAACGCCTGCACGCCGCCCTGGGCTCGGAGGCCGGCGACGCCGTGGTGGTGTTCGTGGACCCGGCCGGGCGGGCCATCGAGATCGTGACGGGCGAGAACGCGCGCAGGCGGCTGAGCGACAGCGCCTGCCGGCTGACGGCCATGTCGATGGCTACGGCGTTCAGCGCGGGCGATCTGATCGGCGGCCTGCTGTACGGCATCGGCGCCCTCGGCGAACAAGCCACCGCCCGCCGCTGA